The Pristis pectinata isolate sPriPec2 chromosome 28, sPriPec2.1.pri, whole genome shotgun sequence genome includes a window with the following:
- the mex3b gene encoding RNA-binding protein MEX3B isoform X1 produces MGPHCSAALPGLRLEEDAMPSSLFADMERNPGGSNNGGGGGGGETLDDQRALQIALDQLSLLGLDNDDSSIYDNEPRKKSVNMTECVPVPSSEHVAEIVGRQGCKIKALRAKTNTYIKTPVRGEEPVFVVTGRKEDVAMARREIISAAEHFSMIRASRNKNTALNGAAPGPPNLPGQTTIQVRVPYRVVGLVVGPKGATIKRIQQQTHTYIVTPSRDKEPVFEVTGMPENVDRAREEIEAHIAMRTGGLIELTDDNDFHANGTDVGFELNGAGSLWSKPTPGRKPFCSYRNDSSSSLGSASTDSYFGTAGRLADYSPPSAHFSVNGGHANGFAYGDPLPAAEAERDLGFESPSFDPAPAPPASAILWSQYERPSAAAANGVYPPAAANAASTNGASTSQQQPRRANGGGPPRLSPPPPPPPPPPPPPLQANGGPDHHPLARRVRSDPLSGVGSPIGLVPFPGGGGPGAGGLLPGAHLAGGVLAEAGGSCSSSSSSSSSSSSSSSMRRKGSRDCLMCLESEVIAALVPCGHNLFCMDCANRICENNQPECPVCRKAVTQAIRIFS; encoded by the exons ATGGGGCCGCACTGCTCGGCAGCGCTGCCGGGGCTGAGGCTAGAGGAAGACGCG ATGCCGAGCTCGCTTTTCGCCGACATGGAGCGGAACCCCGGCGGCAGCAACAACGGCGGCGGCGGCGGAGGAGGAGAGACGCTGGATGACCAGAGAGCGCTACAGATCGCCCTGGATCAGCTCTCGCTGCTTGGTCTGGACAACGACGATAGCTCCATTTACGACAACGAGCCGAGGAAGAAGAGCGTCAACATGACCGAGTGTGTACCCGTGCCGAGCTCGGAGCACGTAGCAGAGATCGTGGGGAGACAAG GTTGCAAAATCAAAGCTTTGCGGGCGAAGACCAACACCTACATCAAGACCCCAGTGCGAGGGGAGGAGCCAGTGTTCGTCGTGACCGGCCGCAAGGAGGATGTGGCCATGGCCAGGCGAGAGATCATCTCGGCGGCCGAGCACTTCTCCATGATCCGAGCGTCTCGCAACAAGAACACGGCGCTGAACGGCGCGGCGCCGGGCCCGCCCAACCTCCCGGGTCAGACCACCATCCAAGTGCGGGTGCCTTACCGAGTGGTGGGGCTAGTGGTGGGGCCGAAAGGGGCGACCATCAAACGCATCCAGCAGCAGACCCACACCTACATCGTCACGCCGAGCCGAGACAAGGAGCCCGTCTTCGAAGTGACCGGCATGCCGGAGAACGTGGACCGGGCCCGGGAGGAGATCGAGGCTCACATCGCCATGAGGACGGGCGGTCTGATCGAACTGACCGACGACAACGATTTCCACGCCAACGGCACCGACGTGGGCTTCGAGCTGAACGGAGCGGGCAGCCTGTGGAGCAAGCCGACCCCGGGCCGCAAACCTTTCTGCAGCTACCGCAACGATAGCTCCAGCTCGCTGGGCAGCGCCTCCACCGACTCCTACTTCGGGACGGCGGGCCGGCTGGCCGACTACAGCCCGCCCTCCGCCCACTTCTCCGTCAACGGCGGCCACGCCAATGGCTTCGCTTACGGCGACCCGTTACCCGCCGCCGAAGCCGAGCGGGACCTGGGCTTCGAGTCGCCCAGCTTCGACCCGGCGCCCGCTCCCCCCGCCTCCGCCATCCTGTGGTCCCAGTACGAGCGGCCATCCGCCGCCGCCGCTAACGGGGTCTACCCGCCCGCCGCCGCCAACGCCGCCTCCACTAACGGGGCGTCGACCAGCCAGCAGCAGCCGCGAAGGGCTAACGGGGGAGGCCCTCCccggctctcccctccccctccgcctcccccaccaccccctcctcctccgctgCAAGCCAACGGCGGCCCCGACCACCACCCGCTGGCCCGCCGTGTGCGCAGCGACCCGCTCAGTGGTGTCGGTTCTCCCATCGGTCTGGTGCCCTTCCCGGGAGGTGGTGGACCCGGCGCTGGCGGGCTGCTGCCCGGCGCCCACCTCGCTGGCGGGGTCCTGGCCGAGGCCGGCGgctcctgctcctcttcctcgtcgtcctcctcttcctcctcctcgtcctccAGCATGAGGAGGAAAGGCAGCCGCGACTGCCTGATGTGCTTGGAGAGCGAAGTGATCGCCGCCCTCGTCCCCTGCGGACACAATCTCTTCTGCATGGATTGTGCCAACCGCATCTGTGAGAACAACCAGCCCGAATGCCCCGTGTGTCGCAAAGCTGTTACTCAGGCTATACGTATATTTTcttaa
- the mex3b gene encoding RNA-binding protein MEX3B isoform X2 — MPSSLFADMERNPGGSNNGGGGGGGETLDDQRALQIALDQLSLLGLDNDDSSIYDNEPRKKSVNMTECVPVPSSEHVAEIVGRQGCKIKALRAKTNTYIKTPVRGEEPVFVVTGRKEDVAMARREIISAAEHFSMIRASRNKNTALNGAAPGPPNLPGQTTIQVRVPYRVVGLVVGPKGATIKRIQQQTHTYIVTPSRDKEPVFEVTGMPENVDRAREEIEAHIAMRTGGLIELTDDNDFHANGTDVGFELNGAGSLWSKPTPGRKPFCSYRNDSSSSLGSASTDSYFGTAGRLADYSPPSAHFSVNGGHANGFAYGDPLPAAEAERDLGFESPSFDPAPAPPASAILWSQYERPSAAAANGVYPPAAANAASTNGASTSQQQPRRANGGGPPRLSPPPPPPPPPPPPPLQANGGPDHHPLARRVRSDPLSGVGSPIGLVPFPGGGGPGAGGLLPGAHLAGGVLAEAGGSCSSSSSSSSSSSSSSSMRRKGSRDCLMCLESEVIAALVPCGHNLFCMDCANRICENNQPECPVCRKAVTQAIRIFS, encoded by the exons ATGCCGAGCTCGCTTTTCGCCGACATGGAGCGGAACCCCGGCGGCAGCAACAACGGCGGCGGCGGCGGAGGAGGAGAGACGCTGGATGACCAGAGAGCGCTACAGATCGCCCTGGATCAGCTCTCGCTGCTTGGTCTGGACAACGACGATAGCTCCATTTACGACAACGAGCCGAGGAAGAAGAGCGTCAACATGACCGAGTGTGTACCCGTGCCGAGCTCGGAGCACGTAGCAGAGATCGTGGGGAGACAAG GTTGCAAAATCAAAGCTTTGCGGGCGAAGACCAACACCTACATCAAGACCCCAGTGCGAGGGGAGGAGCCAGTGTTCGTCGTGACCGGCCGCAAGGAGGATGTGGCCATGGCCAGGCGAGAGATCATCTCGGCGGCCGAGCACTTCTCCATGATCCGAGCGTCTCGCAACAAGAACACGGCGCTGAACGGCGCGGCGCCGGGCCCGCCCAACCTCCCGGGTCAGACCACCATCCAAGTGCGGGTGCCTTACCGAGTGGTGGGGCTAGTGGTGGGGCCGAAAGGGGCGACCATCAAACGCATCCAGCAGCAGACCCACACCTACATCGTCACGCCGAGCCGAGACAAGGAGCCCGTCTTCGAAGTGACCGGCATGCCGGAGAACGTGGACCGGGCCCGGGAGGAGATCGAGGCTCACATCGCCATGAGGACGGGCGGTCTGATCGAACTGACCGACGACAACGATTTCCACGCCAACGGCACCGACGTGGGCTTCGAGCTGAACGGAGCGGGCAGCCTGTGGAGCAAGCCGACCCCGGGCCGCAAACCTTTCTGCAGCTACCGCAACGATAGCTCCAGCTCGCTGGGCAGCGCCTCCACCGACTCCTACTTCGGGACGGCGGGCCGGCTGGCCGACTACAGCCCGCCCTCCGCCCACTTCTCCGTCAACGGCGGCCACGCCAATGGCTTCGCTTACGGCGACCCGTTACCCGCCGCCGAAGCCGAGCGGGACCTGGGCTTCGAGTCGCCCAGCTTCGACCCGGCGCCCGCTCCCCCCGCCTCCGCCATCCTGTGGTCCCAGTACGAGCGGCCATCCGCCGCCGCCGCTAACGGGGTCTACCCGCCCGCCGCCGCCAACGCCGCCTCCACTAACGGGGCGTCGACCAGCCAGCAGCAGCCGCGAAGGGCTAACGGGGGAGGCCCTCCccggctctcccctccccctccgcctcccccaccaccccctcctcctccgctgCAAGCCAACGGCGGCCCCGACCACCACCCGCTGGCCCGCCGTGTGCGCAGCGACCCGCTCAGTGGTGTCGGTTCTCCCATCGGTCTGGTGCCCTTCCCGGGAGGTGGTGGACCCGGCGCTGGCGGGCTGCTGCCCGGCGCCCACCTCGCTGGCGGGGTCCTGGCCGAGGCCGGCGgctcctgctcctcttcctcgtcgtcctcctcttcctcctcctcgtcctccAGCATGAGGAGGAAAGGCAGCCGCGACTGCCTGATGTGCTTGGAGAGCGAAGTGATCGCCGCCCTCGTCCCCTGCGGACACAATCTCTTCTGCATGGATTGTGCCAACCGCATCTGTGAGAACAACCAGCCCGAATGCCCCGTGTGTCGCAAAGCTGTTACTCAGGCTATACGTATATTTTcttaa